In the genome of Bdellovibrio bacteriovorus, one region contains:
- a CDS encoding ABC transporter ATP-binding protein yields MIEVRDLTKDYGPRRAINKLNFSISKGDVVGFLGPNGAGKSTTMKIITGFMAPSHGTASVAGFDVFENPLEVKKRIGYLPETPPVYGDMYVRDYLRYVAALKQVPKDKIEKAVDMAIEKTNLKDVQKRLIQHLSKGFKQRVGIAQAIVSDPEVLILDEPTVGLDPKQVAEIRDLIKALKGQHTIILSTHILPEVEATCEKVIIINKGQIVAEDSIHNLATMDKGQSRLHIRLRKDVEDMKAVIGDIQQVVAFNSGTSQREWNIDVKGGEDVVEAISSRLVTKGYGLLELSPSKVDLEDVFLKLTYGKEQGSEV; encoded by the coding sequence ATGATTGAAGTCAGAGATCTCACGAAAGATTACGGACCAAGACGTGCCATCAATAAACTCAACTTTTCCATTTCAAAAGGGGATGTTGTTGGTTTCTTAGGACCTAACGGTGCGGGGAAATCCACGACGATGAAAATCATCACTGGATTCATGGCTCCGAGTCACGGGACGGCGTCTGTCGCCGGGTTCGATGTTTTCGAAAATCCTTTAGAGGTAAAGAAACGCATTGGCTACTTGCCTGAAACACCTCCGGTGTACGGCGATATGTATGTACGTGATTATTTGCGCTACGTCGCCGCTTTAAAACAAGTTCCTAAAGACAAAATCGAAAAAGCCGTTGATATGGCGATCGAAAAAACCAATTTGAAAGACGTGCAAAAGCGTTTGATCCAGCATCTTTCAAAAGGTTTCAAACAGCGTGTGGGTATCGCGCAAGCCATTGTTTCAGATCCCGAGGTTCTTATCCTGGATGAACCGACGGTGGGACTTGATCCGAAGCAAGTGGCAGAGATTCGCGATTTGATTAAAGCGCTTAAAGGCCAGCACACGATCATTCTTTCCACCCACATTCTTCCGGAAGTGGAAGCAACGTGTGAAAAGGTGATTATCATCAACAAAGGGCAGATCGTTGCCGAAGACAGCATTCATAATTTAGCGACGATGGATAAGGGCCAAAGCCGTTTGCACATCCGTTTGCGTAAAGACGTGGAAGATATGAAAGCCGTGATTGGTGATATCCAGCAAGTGGTGGCTTTCAACTCGGGAACGTCCCAAAGAGAATGGAATATTGATGTGAAAGGGGGCGAAGACGTGGTCGAAGCGATTTCGTCTCGCTTGGTCACAAAAGGTTATGGCTTGCTAGAACTCAGCCCTTCCAAAGTGGACTTGGAAGATGTGTTCTTGAAATTGACTTACGGTAAAGAGCAAGGAAGTGAAGTATGA
- a CDS encoding RsmB/NOP family class I SAM-dependent RNA methyltransferase: MQSFFDHFQKIYGERWPALYEALVKGEQQVARKNNLSPVEDLSVKKWSSFPEKPELSGCYWIPSGQHVQPERNADELLDIYIMDPASVMVARALDVQSGDRVLDMCAAPGGKSLVLIESLKDDGEIFCNDLSPERRERLKKVIQQYVPRDVRDRVWVTGKDGVQFGLKEPESFDRILLDAPCSGERHILENKTAQEEWSPRRTEHLASRQYSLLAAALLAVKPGGRIVYSTCSISPAENDEVIKKLLKKKKDAVRLVEASLGVGGERTEFGVVYLPDQCGFGPLYFSIIEKT; encoded by the coding sequence ATGCAGTCATTTTTTGATCATTTCCAGAAAATCTATGGGGAACGTTGGCCCGCACTTTATGAAGCTTTGGTGAAGGGCGAACAGCAAGTCGCGCGTAAAAATAATTTAAGCCCTGTGGAAGATCTTTCGGTAAAAAAATGGAGCTCGTTCCCTGAAAAACCAGAGCTTTCCGGCTGTTATTGGATTCCTTCTGGCCAGCATGTGCAGCCCGAGCGCAATGCAGATGAACTTCTAGATATTTACATCATGGATCCAGCCAGCGTCATGGTCGCGCGAGCTTTGGATGTTCAGTCAGGCGACCGCGTTCTTGATATGTGTGCAGCTCCGGGGGGTAAAAGCCTGGTCTTGATTGAGTCCTTGAAAGACGATGGCGAGATCTTTTGCAATGACCTTTCTCCAGAGCGTCGCGAGCGTCTAAAAAAAGTAATTCAACAGTATGTTCCGCGCGATGTGCGTGATCGCGTGTGGGTGACGGGTAAAGACGGTGTGCAATTTGGTTTGAAAGAGCCAGAAAGCTTCGATCGTATTTTATTGGATGCTCCCTGTTCGGGCGAGCGTCACATCTTAGAAAACAAAACGGCGCAAGAAGAGTGGAGCCCGCGACGAACAGAGCACTTGGCATCACGTCAGTACTCTTTGTTGGCAGCCGCACTCTTGGCCGTGAAGCCCGGTGGACGTATCGTTTATTCGACGTGTTCCATTAGTCCGGCGGAAAATGATGAAGTCATCAAGAAGCTTCTTAAAAAGAAAAAAGACGCCGTCAGATTAGTGGAGGCGTCTTTAGGTGTGGGCGGAGAGCGCACTGAATTCGGCGTGGTCTACTTGCCGGATCAATGCGGTTTTGGCCCGCTTTATTTTTCAATTATAGAGAAAACTTAG
- a CDS encoding DUF4340 domain-containing protein: MKLKGRTILVLCLLILGGYAYWDYLRDKKNEDKNMEQARLMTVNFEHVDSFEILKGEQKIVLKRSVDGWELIEPLKDLADNAVADDFVKNVFPERVIEVAREGGDIDWAMYGLDKPLAQITFKTTDGKENVFQISNKRNFEENVFARRGNENRVLIVNSVWQNRANKTASDFRDRRFLRHKIASVDVLKLKNSKGTMELKRVDGVWQLVGAKKDYKLDQNKVREVLTAISEAKAAEILGGKEKIPAGKSLFTMDLQIADKAWKAEVTQAPDLLIYAKVSDPAFQMKMEAGALDRFIKMSPDDLKETPPSKPETKEGEDQQQAMAGQKEKK; encoded by the coding sequence ATGAAACTCAAAGGTCGTACGATTCTTGTTCTGTGTCTTTTGATTTTGGGTGGTTACGCTTACTGGGATTATCTTCGCGATAAAAAAAACGAAGATAAGAATATGGAGCAGGCACGCCTGATGACCGTGAACTTTGAACACGTGGACTCTTTTGAGATTCTCAAGGGTGAACAAAAGATCGTTCTTAAGCGCAGTGTGGATGGCTGGGAATTGATCGAACCTTTAAAAGATCTTGCAGATAATGCGGTTGCGGATGACTTTGTTAAAAATGTCTTTCCCGAAAGAGTGATTGAGGTCGCACGCGAGGGCGGCGATATTGACTGGGCCATGTACGGTCTGGATAAACCCTTGGCACAGATCACATTTAAAACTACCGATGGCAAAGAAAATGTTTTCCAGATTTCCAATAAAAGAAATTTTGAAGAAAACGTCTTTGCTCGTCGCGGAAATGAAAACCGGGTGCTGATCGTGAATTCTGTTTGGCAGAATCGCGCCAATAAAACGGCATCGGATTTCAGAGACCGCCGCTTCCTTCGTCACAAAATTGCGAGCGTCGATGTTCTAAAACTTAAAAATTCCAAAGGCACAATGGAACTTAAAAGAGTCGATGGTGTTTGGCAGCTTGTGGGTGCAAAGAAAGACTATAAGCTTGATCAAAACAAAGTTCGGGAAGTGCTAACAGCCATCTCAGAAGCAAAAGCGGCAGAGATTCTTGGCGGAAAAGAGAAAATCCCCGCAGGAAAGTCTTTGTTCACAATGGATTTACAAATTGCGGATAAAGCCTGGAAGGCTGAAGTAACTCAAGCTCCTGATCTGTTGATTTACGCAAAGGTAAGTGATCCTGCATTCCAGATGAAGATGGAGGCGGGTGCTTTAGATAGATTTATTAAAATGTCACCGGATGACTTAAAAGAAACTCCACCTTCAAAGCCGGAAACCAAAGAAGGTGAAGATCAGCAACAAGCCATGGCTGGCCAGAAAGAAAAGAAGTAA
- a CDS encoding DUF936 domain-containing protein, which translates to MNTDLLLKMIETQLQETKNMREKTPDFINKIVHLYTLQLMKQGNIPLDFMEDVLADVEAETIEIYRKKTYGYLTLEDYRRHKFRQKNDN; encoded by the coding sequence ATGAACACAGATTTGCTATTAAAAATGATCGAAACGCAGCTTCAAGAAACCAAGAACATGCGTGAAAAGACGCCCGACTTCATCAACAAGATCGTGCATCTTTACACCCTTCAACTGATGAAACAAGGAAATATCCCCTTGGATTTCATGGAAGACGTTCTTGCCGACGTAGAAGCTGAAACGATCGAGATCTATCGCAAAAAAACTTACGGCTATTTGACTTTAGAAGACTATCGCCGCCACAAGTTTCGTCAAAAAAACGACAACTAA
- a CDS encoding sensor histidine kinase: protein MKRFVRFPWRVYWKFFFTQLVAFNIVFVAIISIIDVRYRVRPFVYNEALLNFFLFSLIVAALTSYRFARPIHRMILKALRISSKRTYGSLVDPQEDDLLDDEVDDISELDVALNHIHRKMKKRKAQYLQAQEESQAFMSAVAEGLVSVSLDEKILYFNSQFAAQFISPNSVNSTVLRLKDAIRSSDVLEGFSKTIQEGKVQRFTVKLPTLVDNQPRYFAVSVNPIRNEKTKNIYGVVGIFHDITELKKVEQIRIDFVGNASHELRTPLTSIKGYVDTLKEDVKTGQIQQAGKFLDIVSRNIDRLMDLVNDLLSLSTLESHAELKLEMIHPLQVSEHILAEMAVLAAEKNIAIRVIGDVPPFMADAHKVEQVLRNLVSNAIKFIPSGKTVQIRWEAGKDAIILRVIDDGQGIPEEHLDRLFERFYRIDKGRTRDAGGTGLGLAIVKHIMQSHGGTVSVKSGRDKGCEFICTFPLKT, encoded by the coding sequence ATGAAGCGATTTGTAAGATTCCCTTGGCGCGTATATTGGAAATTCTTTTTTACTCAATTGGTGGCTTTCAATATTGTGTTTGTCGCCATCATCTCTATCATTGATGTTCGCTATCGCGTTCGTCCGTTTGTTTACAACGAAGCTCTGCTGAATTTCTTTCTTTTCAGTCTTATCGTCGCGGCTCTGACTTCGTATCGTTTCGCAAGACCTATTCATCGTATGATTCTCAAGGCTTTGCGCATTTCCAGTAAGCGCACTTATGGAAGTTTAGTCGATCCTCAAGAAGACGACCTTCTGGATGATGAAGTCGATGATATTTCTGAATTGGACGTGGCTTTAAATCATATTCATCGCAAGATGAAAAAACGCAAAGCTCAATACCTGCAGGCGCAAGAGGAATCTCAAGCTTTTATGAGTGCGGTGGCCGAGGGCTTAGTCAGCGTCAGCTTGGATGAGAAAATTCTTTATTTTAATTCTCAGTTTGCAGCACAATTTATTTCTCCAAATTCAGTCAATTCCACTGTTCTGCGTTTGAAAGACGCCATTCGTTCTTCGGATGTTTTAGAAGGTTTTAGTAAGACGATCCAAGAGGGGAAAGTGCAGCGTTTCACGGTGAAGCTTCCGACCTTGGTGGATAATCAACCTCGCTATTTTGCGGTCTCGGTCAATCCAATCCGCAATGAAAAAACGAAGAATATTTATGGCGTGGTGGGTATCTTCCATGACATCACTGAGCTTAAAAAAGTTGAGCAGATTCGCATCGACTTCGTCGGAAATGCGTCCCATGAATTGCGCACTCCGCTGACATCTATCAAGGGCTATGTCGATACTTTGAAAGAAGACGTGAAGACAGGGCAGATCCAGCAAGCCGGAAAATTCTTAGATATTGTTTCTAGGAATATTGATCGCTTGATGGATTTGGTGAACGACCTTTTAAGTTTAAGCACTTTAGAATCGCACGCAGAACTGAAATTAGAAATGATTCATCCGCTTCAAGTTTCGGAGCACATTCTTGCTGAAATGGCTGTGCTGGCGGCTGAAAAGAATATCGCCATTCGCGTGATAGGCGACGTTCCACCGTTCATGGCGGATGCTCACAAGGTCGAACAAGTTTTGCGAAACTTGGTTTCGAATGCCATAAAATTCATTCCTTCTGGTAAAACGGTTCAAATCCGTTGGGAAGCCGGAAAAGACGCGATCATTTTAAGAGTGATCGATGATGGCCAGGGAATTCCTGAAGAGCACTTAGATCGTTTGTTTGAGCGTTTTTATCGTATAGATAAAGGGCGGACTCGCGATGCCGGCGGCACCGGATTGGGGTTGGCTATTGTGAAGCATATTATGCAAAGCCATGGCGGAACGGTCTCCGTAAAAAGCGGTCGCGACAAAGGTTGCGAGTTTATCTGTACTTTCCCTCTTAAAACCTAG
- a CDS encoding DUF814 domain-containing protein, whose translation MKALTQQELQQFVHYFAPILDGAQLQDVLVNDRGLALGFRKDVHFWMILDLVPNAPMLLLFEEECPFKKGPKAKPVGLFLNSHAKNLYLTGMSVQEEFGRVVKLELRNSSSDCELEIRMIPKQCNLIVKAQGKQIAWERPLDLTPPPVVENPPAPRTIEAIHEEWLQEQGTQKKSSLDPVSQWEKQKEKDLIKKRKALSEIQKQIESDKEDLWYEAGLYLKTHGTLQVPEHLKTCINDKESLSWNIEHCFSKAKQLAGKKDGAKERFDELVVEIAKLEKTRYQEKEKKPALVDLMHKADARGRKLHLDNGALAYCGKSAADNLALLRQAKAWDYWLHLRDYPGAHAIIHRQRDQLISENDIQEVAEWVAKESLSSKSLMVGQKVAVVIVECRFVRPIKGDKLGRVTYHSERTLSFTLRHA comes from the coding sequence ATGAAAGCCCTGACTCAGCAAGAATTGCAGCAATTTGTTCACTACTTCGCACCAATTTTAGACGGTGCCCAGTTGCAGGATGTCCTGGTTAATGACCGAGGTCTGGCTTTGGGTTTTCGTAAAGACGTGCATTTCTGGATGATCCTGGACCTTGTTCCCAATGCCCCGATGCTGCTGCTTTTTGAAGAAGAGTGTCCGTTTAAGAAAGGACCGAAAGCAAAGCCTGTCGGGCTTTTCCTGAACTCTCATGCGAAGAATCTTTACCTGACTGGAATGAGTGTCCAAGAAGAATTTGGGCGCGTGGTGAAGCTGGAACTCAGGAATTCCTCTTCGGATTGTGAGTTGGAAATTCGCATGATTCCGAAGCAGTGCAATCTGATCGTGAAAGCTCAAGGAAAGCAGATTGCTTGGGAAAGGCCTTTGGATCTGACTCCTCCGCCGGTTGTGGAAAATCCGCCGGCGCCGCGCACGATTGAAGCCATTCATGAAGAGTGGTTGCAGGAACAAGGAACGCAGAAGAAATCTTCTTTAGATCCCGTGTCTCAATGGGAAAAACAAAAAGAAAAAGATCTGATCAAAAAGCGCAAAGCTCTTTCGGAGATCCAAAAGCAGATTGAAAGTGATAAAGAGGATCTTTGGTATGAGGCCGGGCTTTATCTGAAAACTCACGGGACGTTGCAAGTACCCGAGCATCTAAAAACCTGCATCAATGATAAAGAATCTTTGAGTTGGAATATTGAGCATTGCTTTTCAAAAGCCAAGCAGTTGGCTGGCAAGAAGGACGGCGCCAAAGAGCGGTTCGATGAGTTGGTGGTTGAAATTGCCAAACTTGAAAAGACTCGATACCAGGAAAAAGAAAAAAAGCCAGCACTGGTTGATCTTATGCACAAAGCGGACGCTCGAGGTCGTAAGCTTCACTTAGACAACGGCGCTTTGGCTTATTGTGGAAAATCGGCTGCGGACAACCTCGCACTGCTTCGCCAGGCCAAGGCTTGGGATTATTGGCTGCATTTGCGCGATTATCCGGGGGCGCACGCCATCATTCACCGTCAGCGAGATCAATTGATCTCTGAAAATGACATTCAAGAAGTCGCCGAATGGGTGGCTAAAGAGTCTTTATCGTCCAAGTCCCTGATGGTGGGGCAAAAAGTCGCTGTCGTGATCGTTGAATGCCGCTTCGTTCGCCCTATCAAGGGAGATAAATTAGGTCGCGTGACTTATCATTCCGAGAGAACTCTGAGTTTTACCTTGCGTCATGCTTAA
- a CDS encoding DUF429 domain-containing protein, which yields MPRSRLSGDGRKTRRSSVKKKTTKKSAAKKTAASSTASHAGEVHRFIGVSLSGGKSDKACVSVLEYYPKHKKVFLSRLVEKIKSDEVHSADFKILEIIQQYHQEIESVAFDVPFNPPFCLRCVPHCPGIEGCPEEHVKWMWDYTRKLHKKKKPRKLFTPYTQRCVELYLSTELEEPFNLQHAMGANTAPLLARAMFIKRRLVMPCFEVFPKLSVWRVGRSLNVMKSHLRFHKHSIGGDESRREILNALSSHNVAFVYDQDVKLMIENNHAFESFICALTAFLQFKGLTEPRPEGFPRREDWIEFPRPSIKWDSF from the coding sequence ATGCCAAGAAGCCGGCTTTCAGGTGATGGACGCAAAACCCGTCGATCCTCTGTAAAGAAAAAAACGACGAAGAAGTCTGCTGCTAAAAAAACGGCGGCTTCTTCGACTGCATCTCACGCGGGTGAGGTGCATCGCTTTATTGGGGTTTCTTTAAGTGGTGGTAAATCCGATAAAGCCTGCGTCTCTGTTCTTGAATACTATCCTAAGCACAAGAAAGTTTTTCTTTCTCGTCTGGTTGAAAAAATAAAAAGCGACGAAGTGCATTCGGCGGACTTTAAGATCCTCGAAATTATCCAGCAGTACCACCAAGAAATCGAAAGTGTCGCTTTCGATGTGCCTTTCAATCCACCATTCTGTTTGCGCTGTGTCCCTCACTGTCCTGGAATCGAAGGCTGCCCCGAAGAGCATGTGAAGTGGATGTGGGATTACACTCGCAAACTGCATAAAAAGAAAAAACCGCGAAAGCTGTTCACGCCTTACACCCAACGCTGCGTGGAACTGTATCTGTCGACGGAACTGGAAGAGCCCTTCAATCTTCAGCATGCCATGGGCGCAAATACGGCTCCGCTTTTAGCGCGGGCGATGTTTATCAAGCGCCGATTGGTCATGCCTTGCTTTGAAGTCTTTCCCAAGCTTTCAGTTTGGAGAGTGGGACGTTCGCTCAATGTGATGAAGAGTCACTTGCGTTTTCATAAGCACTCGATTGGCGGGGATGAGAGTCGTCGGGAAATTTTGAATGCTTTAAGCTCTCACAACGTGGCCTTCGTCTATGATCAAGACGTCAAACTGATGATTGAAAATAATCACGCCTTTGAGTCTTTCATCTGCGCGCTCACGGCCTTCTTGCAATTCAAAGGCTTGACCGAACCTCGACCTGAGGGATTCCCTCGCCGCGAAGACTGGATTGAATTTCCAAGGCCTTCGATCAAGTGGGATTCTTTTTGA
- a CDS encoding response regulator transcription factor — protein MADNSIQVLVVEDEQEIRELMALHLLRQGYRVTECSSAEEALNEMNRQSFHVYVLDWMLPGLSGVEIVDKIKAKNPQASVLMVTAKAEPNDIVSGLEKGADDYLTKPFNPSVFLARIKALLRRTQVTASPPADQNDVLLSGLRINFKTYEISYNGEPLHLTPSEFKLLGTLVQNQGVVLTREQLIENIQGEGINVVGRTIDTHVFGLRKKLGEWGDRIETIRGVGYRVKVDIA, from the coding sequence GCAAGAAATCCGCGAGCTCATGGCCTTGCATCTTTTAAGACAAGGCTATCGCGTGACGGAGTGTTCATCGGCTGAAGAAGCACTGAACGAAATGAACCGCCAAAGTTTTCATGTCTATGTTCTTGATTGGATGCTGCCAGGTCTGAGCGGTGTTGAAATCGTCGATAAAATCAAAGCTAAAAATCCTCAGGCCTCGGTTTTGATGGTGACGGCTAAAGCCGAGCCTAATGACATCGTGTCCGGTCTTGAAAAAGGGGCCGACGACTATCTGACGAAGCCTTTTAACCCGTCTGTTTTCTTGGCTCGTATCAAAGCTCTTCTGCGCCGTACTCAAGTCACGGCTTCACCGCCTGCGGATCAGAACGACGTTCTGCTGTCAGGATTGCGTATAAATTTTAAAACTTACGAGATCTCCTATAACGGGGAGCCTCTTCATCTTACTCCCTCGGAATTCAAGCTTTTGGGGACTTTGGTGCAAAACCAAGGTGTTGTTTTGACCCGCGAGCAACTGATTGAAAATATCCAGGGCGAAGGCATCAATGTCGTTGGACGCACCATTGATACCCACGTCTTTGGATTACGCAAGAAGTTAGGAGAGTGGGGAGACCGCATTGAGACTATCCGAGGCGTGGGATATAGGGTTAAAGTAGATATCGCATGA
- a CDS encoding GldG family protein, translated as MSKLGKISFLFAGISLVSMSITRYLIGDWVPFCWLALGLAVFFLGLGIAKDRAFFKEFFVMKTTKEGMSMGVLIVLMVAVLALVNYLGVKHYKTWDFSSAQSNTLSEQSVKLIKSLDSDLKVLFFYKKGVEGNEENRRMFRELIKKYQDQSSKVQLDFVEVNERPDLAQEYGVDKGSGVVFLDYKGRRNRVERIDEQEFTSALVKVTREKTKTIYFTVGHGEKDLNDSKEGLGLGSLKLMLENNRYVVKELPLIQNPKIPEDADVIVIAGPIQGFQAFEITALEEYLKKGGSLFLALESQNSAGLEGLVGKLGVQLENNYVMTIVDTVMGRGINQGPTVGGVFSQTNQITKSFARSEVTLFRYPQSLKKGKVPDTMIVDEIVKTPANSMAFQSMKISGDGPEGSFTLVDEVVGRFPGTPEDAKQFSAIIAGDVDFMSNQMLYQNLNRDLVLNSIAALAKEENLISITPKDPAATQMLLTETKFGVFLFAFIIPLPLLLLGTSVGLYLRRRNA; from the coding sequence ATGAGCAAACTTGGTAAAATCTCATTTCTTTTCGCTGGTATTTCCTTAGTGTCCATGTCGATCACTCGTTACCTGATTGGTGATTGGGTGCCGTTTTGTTGGCTGGCGTTGGGCTTGGCGGTCTTCTTCCTGGGCTTGGGCATAGCGAAGGATCGCGCTTTCTTTAAAGAGTTCTTCGTGATGAAGACGACCAAAGAAGGCATGAGCATGGGGGTCTTGATTGTTCTTATGGTTGCAGTGCTTGCGCTTGTGAACTACTTGGGCGTTAAACACTACAAAACATGGGACTTTTCATCTGCACAATCTAACACTTTGTCAGAACAATCGGTGAAGCTGATCAAATCCTTAGATTCTGATTTGAAAGTTCTTTTCTTCTACAAAAAAGGTGTGGAAGGAAACGAAGAAAACCGTCGTATGTTCCGCGAATTGATTAAAAAGTACCAAGATCAAAGTTCCAAAGTTCAGTTGGACTTTGTCGAGGTCAACGAACGCCCGGACTTAGCACAAGAGTACGGCGTGGATAAAGGAAGCGGCGTAGTCTTTTTAGATTACAAAGGTCGTCGCAACCGTGTTGAGCGTATTGATGAACAGGAATTTACAAGTGCTCTGGTAAAGGTGACTCGCGAAAAAACAAAGACGATTTACTTCACGGTCGGTCACGGTGAAAAAGATCTAAATGATAGCAAAGAAGGCTTGGGACTTGGCTCTTTAAAGCTGATGCTTGAGAACAATCGTTACGTCGTGAAAGAGCTTCCATTGATTCAGAATCCAAAGATTCCTGAAGACGCCGACGTGATCGTGATCGCAGGTCCTATCCAGGGCTTTCAAGCTTTTGAGATCACGGCCTTGGAAGAATACTTAAAAAAAGGTGGAAGCCTTTTCTTGGCTTTAGAATCTCAAAATTCCGCCGGCCTTGAAGGCCTTGTTGGAAAATTGGGCGTGCAGCTTGAAAACAATTACGTGATGACGATCGTCGATACTGTCATGGGTCGTGGTATCAACCAAGGTCCTACGGTCGGTGGCGTGTTCTCGCAAACAAATCAAATCACGAAAAGTTTTGCTCGTAGTGAAGTGACATTGTTCCGCTATCCTCAGTCTTTGAAAAAAGGCAAAGTGCCGGACACCATGATTGTGGACGAGATCGTAAAAACGCCGGCCAACAGCATGGCTTTCCAAAGCATGAAAATTTCCGGCGACGGTCCTGAGGGCAGCTTCACTCTGGTTGATGAAGTCGTTGGACGTTTTCCTGGGACACCAGAGGATGCAAAGCAGTTTTCCGCGATCATTGCGGGCGACGTCGACTTTATGTCGAATCAGATGCTTTACCAAAACTTGAATCGTGATTTGGTTTTGAACTCGATCGCGGCATTGGCTAAAGAAGAAAACTTGATCAGCATCACCCCTAAAGATCCGGCAGCGACGCAAATGCTGCTAACAGAAACAAAGTTCGGTGTGTTCTTATTCGCCTTTATTATTCCATTGCCATTGCTACTGCTAGGGACCAGCGTAGGTCTTTATCTTAGAAGGAGAAATGCCTAA
- a CDS encoding GHMP family kinase ATP-binding protein, whose amino-acid sequence MQKIVVKSPTRVDLAGGTLDLWPLYLFINGASTVNVAIDIYTTAELTPHDDSTIVLESVDLKLKKAYTNLVDALSDTDPRMVLLQTQLRYWMPTKGFTLKTSSDSPVGGGLGGSSSLTISLMKAFSLFCGRPFKDIHQMVHAAHNIEAEILNTPTGTQDYYPAASGGLNILRYSYDGVEQDVMKVSHSPLAEKFMLVYTGKAHHSGLNNFEVMKDSVAKDAPTLQALHDLKVVAIETEHAVRAGNWNELGTLFKREFDARVRLAPEFSSPEIYKLAEVSLRNGAEAVKICGAGGGGCVLVWCPPDKRKGVAQACQEAGFQVMDAKPVDPL is encoded by the coding sequence ATGCAAAAGATTGTCGTTAAATCTCCGACACGCGTGGATCTAGCAGGGGGCACACTGGATTTGTGGCCTTTGTATTTATTTATTAATGGAGCTTCCACGGTCAATGTCGCCATTGATATTTATACAACGGCAGAACTGACTCCTCATGATGATTCAACGATTGTTCTTGAATCGGTCGATTTGAAGTTGAAAAAAGCTTACACGAATTTAGTCGATGCTCTTTCTGACACGGATCCGCGTATGGTGTTGCTGCAGACGCAGCTTCGATATTGGATGCCGACAAAGGGTTTCACTTTAAAAACTTCGTCCGACAGTCCTGTGGGTGGTGGTTTGGGCGGAAGCTCGAGCTTAACGATCAGTCTTATGAAAGCTTTTTCGTTGTTTTGCGGAAGACCTTTTAAAGACATTCATCAAATGGTGCATGCCGCTCATAACATTGAAGCTGAAATCTTAAATACTCCGACGGGCACTCAAGACTACTATCCGGCCGCCTCTGGGGGCTTGAATATTCTTCGTTACAGTTATGACGGTGTCGAGCAAGACGTTATGAAAGTCAGCCATTCTCCTCTGGCCGAAAAGTTCATGCTTGTTTATACGGGGAAGGCTCATCACTCTGGTCTTAACAACTTTGAAGTGATGAAGGATTCAGTGGCAAAAGACGCGCCCACTCTGCAAGCTTTGCATGACCTCAAGGTTGTGGCTATTGAGACAGAGCACGCGGTGCGAGCTGGCAACTGGAATGAACTTGGCACGCTTTTTAAACGCGAATTTGACGCCCGTGTGCGCCTGGCGCCTGAGTTTTCAAGTCCTGAGATCTATAAGCTTGCGGAAGTCTCTTTGCGAAATGGGGCTGAGGCTGTTAAAATTTGTGGAGCAGGGGGCGGTGGCTGTGTTCTGGTCTGGTGTCCTCCTGACAAACGCAAAGGGGTCGCTCAAGCATGCCAAGAAGCCGGCTTTCAGGTGATGGACGCAAAACCCGTCGATCCTCTGTAA
- a CDS encoding ABC transporter permease: MNGTLTILKKELKGFYANPTFWVICFLVSVIFSWVYPIQLNLFAQLLTNYVMQQGVPTNQLNIHYGVFLRQLSYLNLLLIFVVPALTMKLFAEEKKLRTFDLLLTSPVTSLQIVLGKYFAALGAVLGIVFLAVLYPLATSTLATINWMPLVIAFFGIFLVGGVYAAMDLFSSSLTENSIVAYVTSVIFNVSIWFIGIGAEVVDGETARKVFEHVSLSSHLSSLVEGTVRTNGLVFFLSIIVLFCFLAERVVESSRWR, encoded by the coding sequence ATGAATGGAACTTTGACAATCCTTAAAAAAGAACTCAAAGGCTTTTACGCCAATCCTACTTTCTGGGTGATCTGTTTTCTTGTCAGTGTGATTTTTAGCTGGGTGTATCCTATTCAGTTAAACTTATTCGCGCAGCTTTTAACAAACTACGTGATGCAACAAGGGGTTCCGACGAACCAATTGAATATCCATTACGGTGTTTTCTTAAGACAGCTTTCTTATTTGAATCTGCTTTTGATTTTCGTGGTACCTGCGCTGACGATGAAGCTTTTCGCCGAAGAAAAGAAGCTTCGCACTTTTGATTTGCTTTTGACGTCGCCGGTGACTTCTTTGCAAATCGTTTTAGGAAAATACTTTGCCGCCTTAGGGGCTGTTCTAGGTATTGTATTCCTGGCAGTTCTTTATCCGTTGGCGACATCGACGTTGGCGACCATCAATTGGATGCCTTTAGTGATCGCTTTCTTTGGAATTTTCTTAGTCGGTGGTGTGTATGCGGCGATGGATTTATTTTCATCATCCTTAACCGAGAATAGCATCGTCGCTTACGTGACTTCCGTTATTTTCAACGTGTCGATCTGGTTTATCGGGATTGGCGCAGAGGTGGTGGACGGTGAAACGGCTCGTAAAGTTTTTGAGCATGTTTCTTTAAGCAGCCATCTTTCCAGTTTAGTTGAAGGCACAGTTCGCACCAATGGTTTGGTGTTTTTCTTAAGCATCATCGTTTTGTTCTGCTTCCTTGCAGAGCGCGTCGTTGAATCCTCACGTTGGAGATAA